In Nocardia yunnanensis, one DNA window encodes the following:
- a CDS encoding APC family permease, whose translation MTGTVTKAATATKYMSWVTLALMTTSSVASLRAAPTMAVYGLACVFLYLLPALLFLLPTAFVAAELASGWAGGVYKWVGEGLSQPMGFLAVWCQFAMTIFYYPSLLAYVASTFAYIIDPSLAANGLYVAIVIITIYWVAVFVSSQGTKTVAGLSSMGLIIGTLIPGALLVVLGFVFLGQGNASAAPMDTGHLFPAWTGLASLVLIVNNFLSYAGMEMNAVHVSALRDPGKEYPKAMALAVGLVLAIFIVPAVVISWVVPSKNLSLTAGVMQAFDGFFNHFHIGFLTPVLGIMLVAAALGGMLTWLAGPSKGLLLIGRKEGYLPPILTRVNKHGVQQNMLVAQGLVTTLLALLYAFIPDVSSAYWILSVITTQVYLIMYVLMFVAAMRLRRNQPDHPRGYRAPALVALCGLGTAASIAAFLIGFVPPSQYGSGNAFGYVLLIGAGMGIVGLLIPYLFLRFRKPGWKFDVPQEALA comes from the coding sequence ATGACCGGGACGGTGACCAAGGCGGCCACGGCCACCAAGTACATGTCGTGGGTGACGCTGGCGCTCATGACGACCAGTTCGGTGGCCAGCCTGCGAGCGGCGCCCACGATGGCGGTGTACGGGTTGGCCTGCGTGTTTCTCTATCTGCTTCCCGCACTGCTGTTCTTGCTCCCGACCGCGTTCGTGGCCGCGGAGCTGGCGTCGGGGTGGGCCGGCGGCGTGTACAAGTGGGTGGGCGAGGGCCTGTCGCAGCCGATGGGTTTTCTGGCGGTGTGGTGCCAGTTCGCCATGACGATCTTCTACTACCCGAGTCTGTTGGCCTATGTGGCAAGCACTTTCGCCTACATCATCGATCCGTCGCTGGCCGCCAACGGGCTGTACGTGGCGATCGTCATCATCACCATCTACTGGGTCGCGGTGTTCGTGTCCTCGCAGGGCACCAAAACCGTTGCGGGACTGTCGAGTATGGGCCTGATCATCGGCACGCTGATTCCCGGTGCGCTGCTGGTGGTCCTCGGGTTCGTGTTCCTGGGCCAGGGCAACGCGTCGGCCGCGCCGATGGACACCGGCCACCTGTTCCCGGCCTGGACCGGGCTGGCCAGCCTGGTGCTGATCGTCAACAACTTCCTGTCCTACGCGGGCATGGAGATGAACGCGGTGCACGTGTCCGCGCTGCGGGATCCGGGCAAGGAGTATCCGAAGGCGATGGCGCTGGCCGTCGGGCTGGTGCTGGCCATCTTCATCGTTCCGGCGGTGGTGATCAGCTGGGTGGTGCCGTCGAAGAACCTCAGCCTCACCGCCGGTGTCATGCAGGCGTTCGACGGGTTCTTCAACCATTTCCACATCGGTTTCCTGACCCCGGTGCTGGGCATCATGCTGGTGGCCGCGGCGCTGGGCGGCATGCTCACCTGGCTGGCCGGGCCGTCCAAGGGACTGCTGCTGATCGGGCGCAAGGAAGGCTATCTGCCGCCGATCCTGACCCGGGTGAACAAGCATGGCGTGCAACAGAACATGCTGGTCGCGCAGGGGCTGGTGACCACGCTGCTGGCGCTGCTCTACGCGTTCATCCCGGATGTGTCGAGCGCGTACTGGATCCTGTCGGTGATCACCACGCAGGTGTATCTGATCATGTACGTGCTGATGTTCGTCGCCGCGATGCGCCTGCGCCGCAACCAGCCCGACCATCCGCGCGGCTACCGGGCGCCGGCGCTGGTCGCCCTGTGCGGGCTGGGCACCGCGGCCTCGATCGCGGCCTTCCTCATCGGCTTCGTCCCGCCCTCGCAGTACGGCAGCGGCAACGCGTTCGGCTATGTGCTGCTCATCGGGGCCGGCATGGGCATCGTCGGGCTGCTCATCCCGTACCTGTTCCTCCGTTTCCGCAAGCCCGGCTGGAAGTTCGACGTCCCGCAGGAGGCCCTGGCATGA
- a CDS encoding DUF397 domain-containing protein produces the protein MESKNRTIDADAVWRRGDDDADGVEIAFLTSGNVGLRDSRNPDGPVLIFTPGEWEAFVAGAKDGEFNRPGV, from the coding sequence ATGGAATCGAAGAATCGCACGATCGATGCGGACGCGGTGTGGCGACGCGGCGACGACGATGCCGACGGTGTCGAGATCGCCTTTCTCACCAGCGGAAACGTCGGATTGCGGGACTCGCGCAACCCCGACGGTCCGGTGCTGATCTTCACGCCGGGTGAGTGGGAGGCGTTCGTCGCCGGGGCCAAGGACGGCGAATTCAACCGGCCCGGAGTCTGA
- a CDS encoding TetR/AcrR family transcriptional regulator, producing MTTATTPKGERRRQALVCAAAELLLEGGFEAVRHRSVATRADLPLASTTYYFESLEDLIARAVEFSGNAELEAMRRRVGEVTHRRRGADATVELVLDLLVGPEIQDEDARGQLIARYERSVASARHPELREVQLRLRAQLDELLADVLRRSDRIVRAEQARRLVAVVDGAVVTALGELDPQPRRMARVALLEIIDIVAPPA from the coding sequence GTGACCACTGCGACGACTCCGAAAGGCGAACGGCGTCGCCAAGCGCTGGTTTGTGCCGCCGCCGAGCTACTGCTCGAAGGCGGCTTCGAAGCGGTCCGGCACCGCTCGGTGGCGACCCGGGCGGATCTGCCGCTCGCGTCCACCACCTACTACTTCGAATCGCTGGAGGATCTGATCGCGCGCGCGGTCGAATTCTCGGGAAACGCCGAGCTCGAGGCCATGCGCCGCCGGGTCGGCGAGGTGACGCACCGCCGCCGCGGCGCGGACGCGACCGTCGAACTGGTGCTGGATCTGTTGGTGGGACCCGAGATTCAGGACGAGGACGCGCGCGGGCAGCTCATCGCCCGCTACGAGCGATCGGTCGCCTCGGCCCGGCATCCGGAGCTACGCGAGGTGCAGCTTCGACTACGCGCCCAGCTCGACGAGCTGCTCGCGGACGTGCTGCGCCGCTCGGATCGAATCGTGCGCGCGGAACAGGCCCGCCGCCTGGTGGCGGTCGTGGATGGGGCGGTGGTGACCGCGCTCGGTGAACTCGACCCGCAACCCCGCCGCATGGCGCGGGTCGCATTGCTCGAGATCATCGACATCGTCGCCCCACCCGCCTGA
- a CDS encoding alpha/beta hydrolase — MRRRLVAAAVLAIAAGLLYPVAAPPATVHAAQVVRVDQLSATRSALFIDSAAMGRTIQVQVLHPAGGGARPTYYLLDGLDPGATQSTWTNATDAEPFFQGKNVNVVLPLGGQASYYTDWVADDPRFGRYQWETFLTQELPPIVDDYFDGNGVNAIGGLSMGGIAAFVLAVRHPEMYRAVAGYSACPDTTIAQGAMMFSVANRGGNPLNMWGAPGAPAWTDHNPAVLTEALRGKTIFLSTGTGLPGPHELEIKPQLPENIFFGGPIEFGVDSCVTAFEQRLRSLNIPARVEHSPVGTHSWSYWQDTLHESWPTIGGALGV, encoded by the coding sequence GTGCGTAGAAGACTCGTTGCCGCAGCAGTTTTGGCAATCGCTGCAGGTTTGCTGTACCCGGTGGCCGCGCCGCCGGCGACCGTGCACGCGGCCCAGGTGGTCCGCGTCGATCAGCTGAGCGCCACTCGCTCGGCACTGTTCATCGACTCCGCGGCCATGGGCCGCACCATTCAGGTTCAGGTGCTGCACCCCGCCGGCGGCGGTGCGCGCCCGACCTACTATCTGCTCGACGGCCTGGACCCGGGCGCGACCCAGAGCACCTGGACCAACGCCACCGACGCGGAACCCTTCTTCCAGGGCAAGAACGTGAACGTGGTGCTGCCCCTGGGCGGTCAGGCCAGCTATTACACCGACTGGGTGGCCGACGATCCGCGCTTCGGCCGCTACCAATGGGAAACCTTTCTGACGCAAGAACTTCCGCCCATCGTCGACGACTACTTCGACGGTAACGGGGTGAACGCCATCGGCGGCCTGTCCATGGGCGGCATCGCGGCGTTCGTGCTCGCGGTGCGGCATCCGGAGATGTATCGCGCGGTCGCGGGCTACAGCGCGTGTCCGGACACCACCATCGCGCAGGGCGCCATGATGTTCTCGGTCGCCAATCGCGGCGGCAATCCGCTGAACATGTGGGGTGCGCCGGGCGCGCCGGCCTGGACCGACCACAATCCGGCGGTGCTGACCGAGGCGCTGCGCGGCAAGACCATCTTCCTGTCCACGGGCACCGGCCTTCCCGGCCCGCACGAGCTGGAGATCAAACCGCAGCTGCCGGAGAACATCTTCTTCGGCGGTCCCATCGAATTCGGGGTGGACTCCTGCGTCACCGCGTTCGAACAGCGGCTGCGGTCGTTGAATATTCCGGCGCGGGTGGAGCATTCGCCGGTCGGCACGCATTCCTGGTCGTACTGGCAGGACACGCTGCACGAATCCTGGCCGACGATCGGTGGCGCGCTGGGAGTGTGA
- a CDS encoding glutamate decarboxylase → MTALEPDDVFAMPGIRRAAPHRGFPDREVLPQVAYQIVHDELMLDGVSRMNLATFCTTWVDDQARRLMNECLDKNIVDKDEYPQTAELEHRCVRMLADLWNSPEPLRTLGTSTTGSSEAAMLGGLAAKFRWRKRGGTGVPNFVCGPVQVCWEKFARYFDVEIRQIPLRGDRYTMHPDDVAAYCDENTIMVVPTFGQTFTGLFEDVEAISKALDDLEATTGLDIPIHVDGASGAFLAPFCAPDICWDFRVPRVKSINASGHKTGLAPLGVGWAIWRTAEDLPEELIFDVDYLGGDMPTFNLNFSRPGGQAITQYYEFIRLGRSGYRHVQSAIYLAAQHLAKGLAATGRFELIHDADPSRGITAVSWKLAAGEDFNLYDLSDRLRTRGWLIAAYPLPADRGDEVIMRAVLRHGFTIDMADLLLADLDRSLQVLGKHPMQTSLTREEAGGFPHNARAVVPTPKAKPVRGKGSGAKASGAKASGTKAAGAKKAKSPSKSKTAKK, encoded by the coding sequence ATGACCGCCCTGGAACCCGATGACGTCTTCGCCATGCCCGGTATCAGGCGCGCCGCACCGCACCGTGGGTTCCCCGACCGCGAGGTCCTGCCCCAGGTCGCGTACCAGATCGTCCACGACGAGCTCATGCTCGACGGCGTCTCCCGCATGAACCTGGCGACCTTCTGCACCACCTGGGTCGACGACCAGGCGCGGCGGCTGATGAACGAATGCCTCGACAAGAACATCGTCGACAAGGACGAATACCCGCAGACCGCCGAGCTCGAGCACCGCTGTGTGCGCATGCTCGCCGACCTGTGGAACTCCCCCGAGCCGCTGCGCACCCTCGGCACCTCCACCACCGGCTCCAGCGAGGCCGCCATGCTCGGCGGGCTGGCCGCCAAGTTCCGCTGGCGCAAGCGCGGCGGCACCGGCGTGCCCAATTTCGTGTGCGGTCCGGTGCAGGTGTGCTGGGAGAAGTTCGCGCGCTACTTCGACGTGGAGATCCGGCAGATCCCGCTGCGCGGCGACCGCTACACCATGCACCCGGACGACGTCGCCGCCTACTGCGACGAGAACACCATCATGGTGGTGCCCACCTTCGGCCAGACCTTCACCGGACTGTTCGAGGACGTGGAGGCCATCAGCAAGGCGCTCGACGACCTCGAGGCCACGACCGGACTCGACATCCCGATCCACGTCGACGGGGCCAGCGGGGCATTCCTCGCGCCCTTCTGCGCACCGGACATCTGCTGGGACTTCCGGGTGCCGCGGGTGAAGTCGATCAACGCCTCCGGCCACAAGACCGGATTGGCGCCGCTGGGCGTCGGCTGGGCGATCTGGCGCACCGCGGAGGATCTGCCCGAGGAGCTCATCTTCGACGTCGACTACCTGGGCGGCGATATGCCCACCTTCAACCTGAACTTCTCCCGGCCCGGCGGGCAGGCCATCACCCAGTACTACGAATTCATCCGGCTCGGCCGCTCCGGCTATCGCCATGTGCAGTCCGCCATCTATCTCGCCGCCCAGCACCTGGCCAAGGGCCTGGCCGCGACCGGGCGCTTCGAGCTCATTCACGACGCCGATCCGAGCCGCGGCATCACCGCCGTCTCCTGGAAGCTGGCCGCGGGCGAGGACTTCAACCTCTACGACCTGTCCGACCGGCTGCGCACCCGGGGCTGGCTGATCGCCGCCTATCCGCTGCCGGCGGACCGCGGGGACGAGGTCATCATGCGCGCGGTGCTGCGGCACGGTTTCACCATCGACATGGCCGATCTGCTGCTCGCCGATCTGGACCGCAGCCTGCAGGTGCTCGGCAAGCATCCGATGCAGACGTCGTTGACGCGCGAGGAGGCGGGCGGCTTCCCCCACAATGCCCGCGCGGTGGTGCCCACGCCGAAGGCGAAACCGGTGCGCGGCAAGGGTTCCGGGGCAAAGGCTTCCGGGGCCAAGGCTTCCGGCACCAAGGCTGCCGGGGCCAAGAAGGCGAAGAGCCCGTCGAAGTCCAAGACCGCCAAGAAATAG
- the purB gene encoding adenylosuccinate lyase has product MTLVPNVLATRYASPQLVHLWSPENKIVLERRLWLEVLRAQAELGVEVPAGVVEDYERVVDQVDLKSIAERERVTRHDVKARIEEFNALAGHEHVHKGMTSRDLTENVEQLQIRLSLEHVYDHGVAVAARLAERAAQYQTLVMAGRSHNVAAQATTLGKRFASAADELLIALTRLRELIDRYPLRGIKGPMGTAQDMLDLLGGDAGKLAQLEQKVAGHLGFANVFTSVGQIYPRSLDHDVLSALVQVGAGPSSFAHTIRLMAGHELVTEGFQPGQVGSSAMPHKMNTRSCERVNGLQVVLRGYASMAAELAGAQWNEGDVFCSVVRRVALPDAFFAIDGMMETFLTVLAEFGAYPAVVERELNRYLPFLATTRMLMAAVRAGVGRETAHEVIKEHAVAVALAMREQGREPDLLDRLAADDRMPLDRAALDAALADRSAFIGAAEAQVADVIAQVQKLVDANPAAARYTPSPIL; this is encoded by the coding sequence GTGACCCTCGTGCCTAATGTTCTCGCCACTCGCTATGCCAGTCCGCAGCTGGTTCATCTCTGGTCGCCGGAGAACAAGATCGTGCTCGAGCGGCGGCTGTGGCTCGAGGTGTTGCGGGCGCAAGCCGAACTGGGGGTGGAGGTTCCGGCCGGGGTGGTCGAGGACTACGAGCGGGTCGTCGATCAGGTGGACTTGAAGTCCATCGCCGAGCGGGAGCGGGTCACCCGCCACGATGTGAAGGCGCGGATCGAGGAGTTCAACGCGCTCGCCGGGCACGAGCACGTGCACAAGGGGATGACCTCTCGGGATCTCACCGAGAATGTGGAGCAGTTGCAGATTAGGCTCTCGCTCGAGCATGTGTACGACCACGGGGTGGCCGTGGCGGCACGGCTGGCCGAGCGGGCGGCGCAATACCAGACGCTGGTGATGGCGGGGCGCTCGCACAATGTGGCGGCGCAGGCCACCACGCTGGGGAAGCGATTCGCTTCCGCCGCAGACGAATTGCTCATCGCGCTGACCCGGCTGCGGGAGCTGATCGACCGGTATCCGCTGCGCGGCATCAAGGGTCCGATGGGCACCGCCCAGGACATGCTGGACCTGCTCGGCGGTGACGCGGGCAAGCTGGCGCAGCTGGAGCAGAAGGTGGCCGGGCACCTCGGGTTCGCCAACGTCTTCACCAGCGTCGGCCAGATCTACCCGCGGTCGCTCGACCACGATGTGCTCTCCGCGCTGGTGCAGGTGGGCGCGGGCCCGTCCTCGTTCGCGCACACGATCCGGTTGATGGCCGGCCACGAACTGGTGACCGAGGGCTTCCAGCCCGGCCAGGTGGGGTCCTCGGCCATGCCGCACAAGATGAACACCCGCTCCTGCGAGCGCGTCAACGGCCTGCAGGTGGTGCTGCGCGGCTACGCCTCGATGGCGGCCGAACTGGCCGGCGCGCAGTGGAACGAGGGCGACGTGTTCTGCTCGGTGGTGCGCCGGGTCGCGCTGCCGGACGCCTTCTTCGCCATCGACGGCATGATGGAGACCTTCCTGACCGTGCTCGCCGAATTCGGCGCGTACCCGGCCGTGGTGGAGCGCGAACTCAACCGCTACCTGCCGTTCCTGGCCACCACCCGCATGCTCATGGCGGCCGTGCGCGCCGGCGTCGGCCGCGAGACCGCGCACGAGGTCATCAAGGAGCACGCGGTCGCGGTGGCGCTGGCCATGCGCGAGCAGGGCCGCGAACCCGACCTGCTGGACCGCCTCGCCGCCGACGACCGCATGCCCCTGGACCGCGCCGCCCTCGACGCCGCCCTGGCCGACCGCTCCGCCTTCATCGGCGCGGCCGAGGCGCAGGTCGCCGACGTGATCGCCCAGGTCCAGAAACTGGTCGACGCCAACCCCGCAGCCGCCCGCTACACCCCGTCCCCGATCCTCTAG
- a CDS encoding HIT family protein yields MNPYTIFSEIIAGQAPSSKVYEDEDVLAFMDIRPVTPGHVLVIPKAPARSLAELDPVMGGKLFQVGQRIAAGLRESEVGCDGVNFFLADGVTAGQEVFHVHLHVIPRTPGDGFGLRARPTTPPRADLDYLAGSIRGALSRIAER; encoded by the coding sequence ATGAATCCGTACACGATCTTCTCCGAGATCATTGCCGGGCAGGCGCCGTCGTCCAAGGTGTACGAGGACGAGGATGTGTTGGCGTTCATGGACATTCGGCCGGTGACGCCGGGGCATGTGCTGGTGATTCCGAAGGCGCCGGCGCGGAGTCTGGCGGAGCTGGATCCGGTCATGGGCGGCAAGCTGTTTCAGGTGGGGCAGCGGATCGCGGCGGGGCTGCGGGAATCCGAGGTCGGGTGTGACGGGGTGAATTTCTTCCTGGCCGACGGGGTGACGGCGGGGCAGGAGGTGTTTCATGTGCATTTGCACGTGATTCCGCGCACACCGGGGGATGGGTTCGGGTTGCGGGCGCGCCCGACCACGCCGCCGCGCGCGGACCTGGATTACCTGGCCGGATCGATCCGGGGCGCGTTGTCGCGAATAGCCGAACGGTAA
- a CDS encoding S9 family peptidase, producing MALDSGSTTSVSGAVAAPIAKRVPQERVHHGDVFVDEYEWLRDKENPEVIAYLEAENAYTDAQTAKLAPLREKIFEEIKGRTQETDLSLPTRMGDYWYYSRTFEGKQHGVHCRCPIADPDDWTPPKLEADVEIPGEEIVLDSNELAAGHEFFALGAYSLSHAGDLLAYSVDTLGNERYTLKFKDLRTGELLADEIPNIAPGATWSLDGTHVFYQTLDESWRPDSVWRHRLGTEKSADVRVFHEPDESFWVGIGATRSEKFLVIMTGSKITSENWILEADNPEGEFRVLMPRREGVEYSAEHAVIGGEDKLLILHNDVVDGVKAVNFVLAEAPLSDPSDMTILIPHRDDVRLEDIDAFADKLVLSYRREALPRVAVWPLTADGYGELKDIDFDLALFSAGLGSNPEWEQPMLRIGLTSFITPTQVFDYVVETGEMLLRKEQVVLGGYNAEDYVQQRDWAVAADGTRVPISLVLRRDAVAGPKPLLLYGYGSYEAAIDPYFSVARLSLLDRGMVFAVAHVRGGGEMGRLWYEHGKTLTKKNTFTDFVSVAQHLVDTGVTAADRMVADGGSAGGLLMGAVANIAPDLFAGILSNVPFVDPLTSILDPSLPLTVTEWDEWGNPLADKEVYEYMKSYSPYENVTAQDYPAMLAITGLNDTRVLYVEPAKWVAKLRATKTGDRQLLLKTEMSAGHGGVSGRYEKWKEVAFEFAWVLDTVGLMDVVPASH from the coding sequence ATGGCTTTGGACAGTGGGAGCACGACATCGGTCAGTGGCGCGGTGGCAGCGCCGATCGCCAAGCGGGTGCCGCAGGAGCGGGTGCACCACGGGGACGTCTTCGTCGACGAGTACGAATGGCTGCGGGACAAGGAGAATCCCGAGGTCATCGCGTATCTCGAGGCGGAGAACGCCTATACCGACGCGCAGACCGCGAAGCTGGCCCCGCTGCGGGAGAAGATCTTCGAGGAGATCAAGGGCCGCACCCAGGAGACCGATCTGTCGCTGCCCACCCGGATGGGCGACTACTGGTACTACTCGCGCACCTTCGAGGGCAAGCAGCACGGCGTGCACTGCCGCTGCCCGATCGCCGATCCCGACGACTGGACCCCGCCCAAGCTGGAGGCCGACGTCGAGATCCCGGGCGAGGAGATCGTGCTGGACTCCAACGAGCTGGCGGCCGGGCACGAATTCTTCGCCCTCGGCGCGTACTCGCTCAGCCACGCCGGCGATCTGCTGGCCTACTCGGTCGACACCCTCGGCAACGAGCGCTACACGCTGAAGTTCAAGGATCTGCGCACCGGTGAGCTGCTGGCCGACGAGATCCCGAACATCGCCCCGGGCGCGACCTGGTCGCTGGACGGCACCCACGTCTTCTATCAGACCCTCGACGAGTCCTGGCGGCCCGACAGCGTGTGGCGGCACCGCCTGGGCACCGAGAAGTCGGCGGATGTGCGGGTCTTCCACGAGCCGGACGAGAGCTTCTGGGTCGGCATCGGCGCGACCCGTTCGGAGAAGTTCCTGGTCATCATGACCGGTTCCAAGATCACCAGCGAGAACTGGATCCTGGAGGCCGACAACCCCGAGGGTGAGTTCCGGGTGCTCATGCCGCGCCGCGAGGGCGTGGAGTACTCCGCCGAGCACGCCGTCATCGGCGGCGAGGACAAGCTGCTCATCCTGCACAACGATGTGGTGGACGGGGTGAAGGCGGTCAACTTCGTCTTGGCCGAGGCCCCGCTGTCGGATCCGTCCGATATGACGATTCTGATCCCGCACCGCGACGACGTGCGCCTCGAGGATATCGACGCCTTCGCCGACAAGCTGGTGCTCAGCTACCGCCGTGAGGCGCTGCCGCGAGTCGCGGTGTGGCCGTTGACCGCCGACGGTTACGGCGAGCTGAAGGACATCGACTTCGATCTGGCGCTGTTCTCGGCGGGGCTGGGCTCCAATCCGGAGTGGGAGCAGCCCATGCTGCGCATCGGGCTCACCTCCTTCATCACCCCCACCCAGGTCTTCGACTACGTGGTGGAGACCGGTGAGATGCTGCTGCGCAAGGAGCAGGTGGTGCTCGGCGGCTACAACGCCGAGGACTATGTGCAGCAACGGGATTGGGCGGTGGCCGCGGACGGCACCCGGGTGCCGATCTCGCTGGTGCTGCGCCGGGATGCGGTCGCGGGCCCGAAACCGTTGCTGCTCTACGGGTACGGCTCCTACGAGGCCGCCATCGACCCGTACTTCTCGGTGGCGCGGCTGTCGCTGCTGGATCGCGGCATGGTGTTCGCGGTGGCGCACGTGCGCGGCGGCGGGGAGATGGGCCGGCTGTGGTACGAGCACGGCAAGACCCTCACCAAGAAGAACACCTTCACCGACTTCGTCTCCGTCGCACAGCATTTGGTGGACACCGGCGTCACCGCGGCGGACCGCATGGTGGCCGACGGCGGCAGTGCGGGCGGCCTGCTCATGGGCGCGGTGGCCAATATCGCGCCCGACCTGTTCGCGGGCATTCTGTCCAACGTCCCGTTCGTGGATCCGCTGACCTCCATCCTGGATCCGTCGCTGCCGCTCACCGTCACCGAATGGGACGAGTGGGGTAACCCGTTGGCGGACAAGGAAGTCTACGAGTACATGAAGTCCTACTCGCCCTACGAGAACGTGACGGCGCAGGACTATCCGGCCATGCTGGCCATCACCGGCCTCAACGACACCCGCGTGCTGTACGTGGAACCGGCCAAGTGGGTGGCCAAGCTGCGCGCCACCAAGACCGGTGATCGGCAGCTGCTGCTCAAGACCGAGATGAGCGCGGGCCACGGCGGGGTCAGCGGCCGCTACGAGAAGTGGAAGGAAGTCGCCTTCGAATTCGCGTGGGTGCTCGACACGGTCGGGCTGATGGACGTCGTTCCCGCGAGCCACTGA
- a CDS encoding dipeptidase, with protein MTTTAGAREDSKVAALRAAVKELMPRAKSDLAQLVSFKSVHDPRQFPAEECERAARWVADAFAAEGLTDVGLHRTPDGSNAVVARGTTPPGKPTVMLYCHYDVQPPLDDAAWHTPVWELTERDGRWYGRGAADCKGNIVMHLTALRALRKVYGDEFPVGLVLVSEGSEEQGTGGLEEFVPGNVELLRADTLLIGDCGNFAAGVPTLTQTLRGNVNVVVTVETLSGPLHSGMFGGPAPDALAAMIHLLGTLRDADGNTTVDGLTDDQVWAGHEYPIDQFRSDAGVLDGVDLLGSGKPADMLWARPALTVLGMDVPPVVGSSAAIQPKTRARLNLRIPPGLAPDAALKALTAHLTSHAPWHAKVTVETEATGSPFVGSIDGPARTAMVSAMQAAYGRAATTQGQGGSIPLCNVFAATYPEAEIMLLGVEEPKCLIHAPNESVDPAEIENMALAEALFLASYS; from the coding sequence ATGACCACCACCGCAGGGGCACGGGAGGATTCGAAGGTGGCCGCCCTGCGCGCCGCCGTCAAGGAATTGATGCCGCGCGCCAAGAGCGATCTGGCACAGCTGGTTTCGTTCAAATCCGTCCACGACCCCCGGCAGTTCCCGGCCGAGGAGTGCGAGCGCGCCGCGCGCTGGGTGGCCGACGCCTTCGCGGCCGAGGGCCTGACCGATGTCGGCCTGCACCGGACACCCGACGGCAGCAATGCGGTGGTGGCGCGCGGCACGACCCCGCCCGGCAAGCCGACCGTCATGCTGTACTGCCACTACGACGTGCAGCCGCCGCTGGACGACGCCGCCTGGCACACCCCGGTCTGGGAGCTCACCGAGCGCGACGGTCGCTGGTACGGGCGCGGCGCGGCCGACTGCAAGGGCAATATCGTCATGCACCTGACCGCGCTGCGCGCGCTGCGCAAGGTCTACGGCGACGAGTTCCCGGTCGGGCTGGTGCTGGTGTCCGAGGGGTCCGAGGAGCAGGGCACCGGCGGGCTCGAGGAATTCGTCCCCGGCAATGTGGAACTGCTGCGCGCCGATACGCTGCTGATCGGCGACTGCGGCAATTTCGCGGCCGGCGTGCCCACCCTCACCCAGACCCTGCGCGGCAATGTGAACGTGGTCGTCACCGTCGAAACCCTGTCCGGTCCACTGCATTCCGGCATGTTCGGCGGCCCCGCCCCCGACGCGCTGGCCGCCATGATCCACCTGCTGGGCACCCTGCGTGACGCCGACGGCAACACCACGGTCGACGGCTTGACCGATGACCAGGTGTGGGCGGGCCACGAGTATCCGATCGACCAATTCCGTTCCGACGCGGGCGTTCTCGACGGTGTCGACCTGCTCGGCAGCGGTAAGCCCGCCGATATGCTCTGGGCGCGACCGGCTTTGACCGTGCTGGGCATGGACGTCCCGCCCGTGGTCGGCTCGTCGGCGGCCATCCAGCCCAAGACGCGCGCCCGGCTCAACCTGCGGATTCCGCCAGGCCTCGCGCCGGACGCCGCGCTGAAGGCCCTGACCGCGCACCTGACATCGCACGCCCCGTGGCATGCGAAGGTGACCGTCGAGACCGAGGCCACCGGCTCCCCGTTCGTCGGCTCCATCGACGGTCCGGCCCGCACCGCCATGGTGTCGGCGATGCAGGCCGCCTACGGCCGCGCGGCAACCACCCAGGGACAGGGCGGTTCGATCCCGCTGTGCAATGTCTTCGCCGCCACCTACCCGGAGGCGGAGATCATGCTGCTGGGCGTCGAGGAACCCAAGTGCCTGATCCACGCGCCCAACGAGAGCGTCGATCCGGCGGAGATCGAGAACATGGCACTCGCCGAGGCGCTGTTTTTGGCGTCTTACAGTTAA